A region from the Citrobacter telavivensis genome encodes:
- a CDS encoding HNH endonuclease, translated as MLSACVEHKQNRKYGITTTKVNGKTVSIKLHRKAYCEANGLTLDDIRGLIVMHECDNPKCINPSHLRIGTHQDNMNDMALKGRSCHRHGELNPRAKLSSSDVDEIKRLKGKKTQKQIADMFNVSKSHIGRIQRGDRWGG; from the coding sequence ATGTTAAGTGCATGTGTCGAACACAAACAGAACAGAAAATACGGAATTACCACGACTAAGGTTAACGGTAAAACGGTATCAATAAAGCTTCACAGGAAGGCTTATTGCGAGGCAAACGGACTCACATTGGATGACATTCGCGGCTTGATTGTTATGCACGAGTGTGACAACCCAAAGTGTATCAATCCTTCTCACCTACGAATTGGCACCCATCAGGACAATATGAATGATATGGCACTTAAGGGTAGAAGTTGCCACCGTCACGGCGAGTTAAACCCAAGAGCGAAATTAAGTAGTTCTGACGTTGATGAAATAAAACGGCTTAAGGGAAAGAAAACGCAAAAACAGATTGCCGATATGTTCAACGTCAGCAAATCACATATCGGCAGAATTCAGAGGGGCGATCGCTGGGGTGGTTAA
- a CDS encoding excisionase: protein MQHQLQPDSLVDLKFIMADTGFGKTFIYDRIKDGTLPKSRLIHGRARWLYSEHCAFKEKLLNRHDG, encoded by the coding sequence ATGCAACACCAATTACAGCCCGATTCACTGGTTGATCTGAAATTCATCATGGCAGATACTGGTTTCGGAAAGACCTTCATCTATGACCGCATCAAAGACGGCACCCTGCCAAAAAGCAGACTCATCCACGGCCGCGCCCGTTGGTTATATAGTGAGCATTGCGCATTCAAAGAAAAGCTCCTGAATCGCCACGATGGGTAA
- a CDS encoding DUF927 domain-containing protein — protein MRNIDFIREVTHTAAGQWHSVLSDLSIAVSDSPLRHTPCPACGGTDRFRFDDNERGAHICNQCGAGDGLDLIKKVNGCDTTEAAQLVAEVLGIDFRVSQTNLSAVIERRKLLKTERLQREQMRQEQAAQDTEHRRLAFSRRYAAMCQNVTQGESDYLKSKGLNGLTYPLLTNGAILLPLVDNTGAVTAAQTITSSGEKRLVVDSAKRGAFHAINATEQPQEVILAEGLATALSVHLMRPDALTICAVDAGNLLHVAIQMRQQYPQAKIIIAADNDHHNNQPNTGKAVADKAALLVAGWVALPPGENKADWNDIHQQYGVAESICMFTDSMYQAQGESMKPELQAIEGGKSSPPEIDPLKPRIESREDGVYWIVPKVDKESGNIINNENWLASAMDVIGSGRDDKDQYLILRWLAFGSDVPTTAAIPLADIGEREGWRALKAGGVKVTAKSNMRAILADWLQRNSSRELWRVTYATGWQCGAYIMPDGEIIGTPARPVLFSGRSSASAGYAVQGTTESWRGSVARLAYGNYAMMTGVAAALAAPLIGLTGADGFGIHFYEQSSAGKTTTANVASSLYGNPDLLRLTWYGTALGLANEAAAHNDGLMPLDEVGQGADPVSVSQSAYALFNGVGKLQGAKEGGNRDLKRWRTVAISTGEMDLETFIASAGRKTKAGQLVRLLNIPLSKAVRFHEYANGKQHADALKEAYQHHHGSAGRSWIKWLADHSQQAIDTVRKCEAHWRNLIPADYGEQVHRVAARFAILEAALQLSEAVTGWDAQTCRDAIQHSYNAWLREFGTGNKEHQQIIEQCEAFLNSYGFSRFAPFPYSSADMPIKDLAGYRQKGKHENDPTIYYTFRSTFEKEIAQNFNPKQFAEVLKNSGMLTPPTSGRGYQRKSPRIDGRQINVYVLTFQTEDYAASEE, from the coding sequence ATGCGTAATATCGACTTTATACGCGAAGTGACTCATACCGCTGCCGGGCAATGGCATTCCGTTTTGTCTGACCTCAGTATCGCAGTTTCTGATTCACCGCTCAGGCATACCCCCTGCCCGGCGTGCGGAGGAACAGATCGCTTTCGGTTCGACGACAACGAGCGCGGGGCTCATATCTGCAATCAGTGTGGCGCTGGCGACGGCCTCGATCTGATTAAGAAGGTGAATGGCTGCGACACGACAGAGGCCGCGCAGCTGGTAGCGGAAGTGCTGGGTATTGATTTTCGGGTATCGCAAACGAATCTAAGCGCTGTCATTGAGCGCCGGAAATTACTTAAGACAGAGCGCCTGCAGCGTGAGCAAATGCGACAGGAGCAGGCCGCACAGGACACAGAGCACCGTCGCCTAGCCTTTTCTCGCCGCTATGCAGCGATGTGCCAGAATGTCACACAGGGCGAATCTGACTATCTGAAATCAAAGGGGCTGAACGGCCTCACCTATCCCCTTCTCACTAATGGCGCGATCCTGCTGCCGCTGGTGGACAACACTGGTGCGGTCACTGCCGCACAAACCATTACCTCGAGCGGGGAAAAACGTCTTGTAGTGGATTCAGCCAAACGCGGAGCATTCCACGCTATCAACGCTACAGAGCAACCGCAGGAGGTGATCCTTGCCGAAGGACTGGCAACGGCCTTATCAGTTCACTTAATGCGACCGGATGCACTGACCATCTGTGCAGTCGATGCCGGTAACCTGTTACACGTCGCCATCCAGATGCGTCAGCAGTACCCACAAGCAAAAATAATTATTGCCGCTGATAACGACCACCACAACAACCAGCCAAACACCGGGAAAGCGGTCGCAGATAAAGCGGCGCTTTTGGTAGCTGGATGGGTGGCTCTTCCACCGGGTGAGAATAAAGCCGACTGGAACGACATCCACCAGCAATACGGGGTAGCTGAGAGCATCTGCATGTTTACCGATTCGATGTACCAAGCACAGGGAGAAAGCATGAAACCAGAGTTGCAGGCCATTGAGGGAGGTAAATCTAGCCCTCCAGAAATAGACCCGTTAAAACCGCGTATCGAGAGCCGGGAGGATGGTGTGTACTGGATTGTGCCAAAGGTGGACAAAGAAAGCGGCAATATTATCAATAACGAAAACTGGCTGGCGTCAGCAATGGACGTGATCGGCTCCGGACGCGACGATAAAGACCAGTATCTGATATTACGCTGGCTGGCCTTTGGCTCAGACGTACCGACGACCGCTGCCATTCCCCTAGCGGATATTGGAGAGCGAGAAGGCTGGCGCGCTTTGAAAGCAGGCGGGGTTAAAGTCACTGCTAAAAGCAATATGAGGGCAATTTTGGCCGACTGGTTACAGCGCAACAGCTCACGTGAGCTATGGCGTGTTACCTATGCCACTGGCTGGCAGTGCGGGGCATATATCATGCCCGACGGAGAAATCATCGGCACACCTGCCAGGCCTGTTTTATTCAGCGGTCGCAGCTCCGCAAGTGCAGGTTATGCCGTACAGGGCACAACTGAGAGTTGGCGTGGCAGTGTGGCGCGTCTGGCATACGGCAACTATGCAATGATGACCGGCGTCGCTGCCGCCCTGGCAGCGCCATTAATCGGCCTGACGGGCGCGGATGGGTTCGGCATTCACTTTTATGAGCAGTCGAGTGCAGGCAAAACCACCACCGCGAATGTGGCGAGCAGCTTATACGGCAATCCGGATTTATTACGCCTGACGTGGTACGGAACGGCATTGGGGCTGGCAAACGAAGCCGCCGCTCACAATGACGGATTAATGCCACTGGATGAAGTCGGACAGGGAGCTGACCCGGTGAGCGTGTCGCAGTCTGCCTATGCGCTATTTAACGGTGTAGGAAAATTGCAGGGCGCGAAGGAAGGCGGCAACCGCGATTTAAAACGCTGGCGAACCGTGGCTATCAGTACAGGTGAAATGGATTTAGAAACATTCATAGCCAGTGCGGGGCGCAAAACCAAAGCGGGACAACTCGTGCGCCTACTGAATATACCGCTCAGTAAAGCTGTGCGCTTTCATGAATACGCGAACGGCAAGCAACATGCCGACGCACTCAAAGAAGCATACCAGCACCATCACGGTTCCGCTGGAAGGTCGTGGATAAAATGGCTGGCAGACCACTCGCAACAGGCGATTGATACCGTGCGTAAGTGTGAAGCACACTGGCGCAATCTTATTCCTGCCGACTATGGCGAGCAGGTACATCGTGTGGCCGCACGATTTGCCATTCTGGAGGCTGCGTTACAGTTGAGTGAAGCGGTCACGGGATGGGATGCACAGACCTGCCGTGATGCAATACAGCACAGTTACAACGCGTGGCTACGCGAGTTCGGCACCGGCAACAAAGAACACCAGCAAATAATTGAACAGTGCGAGGCGTTTTTGAATTCCTATGGATTCAGCCGGTTTGCACCGTTCCCCTATAGCTCAGCCGATATGCCGATTAAGGATCTGGCGGGGTATCGTCAGAAAGGGAAGCACGAAAACGATCCGACAATCTACTACACCTTTCGAAGCACATTTGAAAAAGAGATCGCCCAGAACTTTAACCCGAAGCAATTCGCTGAAGTTCTGAAAAATTCAGGGATGTTGACCCCTCCTACGAGCGGGCGAGGTTACCAGCGCAAATCACCTCGCATCGACGGAAGGCAGATTAACGTTTACGTCCTGACCTTCCAGACAGAGGACTACGCCGCATCTGAGGAATAG
- a CDS encoding DUF1902 domain-containing protein, which produces MKTLRCMAYQQNGVYVAACLDLSLAAQADTMQDAVKKLDEQIKDFFTEALSEPEYAKQLLSRKAPLSMWLKYWVIAFQVFVRKRGEAKLFAEPCDAHA; this is translated from the coding sequence ATGAAAACCTTACGTTGCATGGCCTACCAGCAGAACGGCGTTTACGTAGCTGCGTGTTTAGACCTGTCATTGGCAGCGCAAGCAGATACCATGCAGGACGCCGTAAAAAAACTGGACGAACAGATTAAAGACTTTTTCACTGAAGCACTATCAGAACCGGAATATGCAAAACAATTACTTAGCCGTAAAGCACCGCTATCTATGTGGCTAAAGTATTGGGTGATCGCCTTTCAGGTCTTTGTCAGAAAACGAGGTGAAGCAAAGCTCTTTGCTGAACCTTGTGATGCTCATGCTTAG
- a CDS encoding cell division inhibitor protein, whose product MMHHYGVFEVNRGAVQPGMLVKHKDGMWTASANARGKLYLHRGCERTYTKELLVEVYLDGRGHGLSH is encoded by the coding sequence ATGATGCACCATTACGGAGTGTTTGAAGTTAACCGCGGCGCCGTTCAGCCAGGAATGCTGGTAAAGCACAAAGACGGAATGTGGACCGCATCAGCAAATGCCCGCGGCAAACTCTACCTTCACCGCGGCTGTGAGCGCACCTACACCAAAGAGCTGCTTGTTGAGGTTTATCTCGACGGTCGCGGTCACGGACTTAGTCACTAA
- a CDS encoding Pathogenesis-related transcriptional factor and ERF protein, whose amino-acid sequence MRPELNQEYLRKILTYDPESGHFKWNFNKGARNKSPYAGTLTSYGYIKILIDQKQYFAHRLAWLYVHGHWPEGFIDHINGDKADNRLVNLREAKREENCRNVSIKSTNTSGYIGISIDKRHGCWRAQIKVNRKQIALGTFQTKIDAVRAFNEAAVFHHGEYAIRKIKHNEEMLMKEFGHL is encoded by the coding sequence ATGCGGCCTGAGTTAAACCAAGAGTATCTCCGCAAAATCCTAACTTACGATCCTGAAAGTGGTCATTTCAAATGGAACTTTAACAAAGGCGCTCGCAATAAATCTCCTTATGCGGGGACGCTAACCAGTTACGGGTACATCAAGATCCTGATCGACCAAAAGCAATACTTTGCTCACAGGCTCGCATGGCTTTATGTGCATGGACACTGGCCTGAAGGTTTTATCGACCACATCAACGGCGATAAAGCTGACAACCGCCTAGTTAACCTCAGAGAAGCTAAGCGTGAGGAAAACTGCCGGAATGTATCCATTAAATCAACAAACACCAGCGGTTACATCGGGATCAGCATTGATAAGCGTCATGGGTGCTGGAGAGCGCAGATCAAGGTTAACAGGAAGCAAATAGCCCTCGGTACTTTCCAAACAAAAATTGATGCGGTGCGTGCTTTTAACGAGGCGGCCGTTTTCCATCATGGCGAATACGCCATTCGAAAGATTAAACATAACGAAGAGATGCTCATGAAAGAGTTTGGGCATCTTTAG
- a CDS encoding addiction module toxin, HicA family, which yields MFLKKLTPLKYDEVIRGLKKMGFEMKPKTGTSHEQWVLKNSKGKWVVTVDKHHAPFSRDLIKSMAKQAGLKDRHFHALCRGDATLEDIGFQITS from the coding sequence ATGTTCTTGAAAAAGCTTACCCCTTTGAAATACGACGAGGTAATCAGAGGGCTTAAGAAAATGGGGTTTGAAATGAAACCCAAAACAGGAACCTCTCACGAACAATGGGTTCTCAAGAACAGCAAAGGGAAATGGGTGGTTACAGTTGATAAGCATCACGCCCCATTTTCCAGAGATTTGATAAAATCCATGGCTAAACAAGCCGGGCTGAAAGATCGCCACTTTCACGCATTATGCAGAGGTGACGCTACGCTTGAAGATATAGGATTTCAAATCACCAGCTAA
- a CDS encoding helix-turn-helix domain-containing protein: MKTTLAGRLKEARAARGLTQKALGDLVGVSQAAIQKIETGKASQTTKLVEIANALGVMPDWLSSGEGAMLNDGKQSGAALLTNAASDVFRVDVLDLTVSAGPGSFMISEFVEVLHAIEFTNEHARALFGNRAQHDVKVMTVDGDSMCPTIQSGDRLFFDVSVRNFKVDGVYAFVFGQHFHVKRLQMQGLQLAVLSDNPAYKDWYVTEENQDQLYIMGKALIHESIAYNKL; encoded by the coding sequence ATGAAAACGACACTTGCTGGAAGACTGAAAGAAGCACGCGCGGCACGAGGCCTGACACAAAAGGCGCTCGGGGATCTCGTGGGTGTTAGCCAGGCGGCTATTCAGAAAATTGAAACAGGAAAAGCCAGCCAGACCACCAAGCTTGTGGAAATTGCTAACGCGCTCGGGGTAATGCCTGATTGGCTCAGCTCTGGAGAAGGGGCGATGCTTAATGACGGAAAGCAATCAGGGGCAGCTTTATTAACTAATGCAGCTTCGGACGTATTCCGCGTAGACGTTCTCGACCTCACTGTTAGTGCGGGACCGGGATCATTCATGATTTCTGAGTTTGTAGAAGTTCTGCATGCTATTGAGTTCACAAATGAGCATGCCCGCGCCCTCTTCGGCAATCGCGCACAGCATGATGTGAAGGTGATGACTGTAGACGGTGACAGTATGTGTCCAACGATTCAGTCTGGTGATCGCCTCTTCTTCGATGTGTCAGTGAGGAACTTCAAGGTTGACGGAGTATACGCATTTGTCTTTGGGCAGCACTTCCATGTTAAGCGTCTGCAAATGCAGGGCCTGCAATTAGCCGTGCTTTCAGATAACCCGGCTTACAAAGACTGGTATGTAACAGAAGAGAATCAGGACCAGCTCTACATCATGGGAAAAGCGCTGATCCATGAATCGATAGCTTACAACAAACTGTAG
- a CDS encoding DNA methyltransferase, which produces MTGKYSLIYADPPWSYGNTISNGAAADHYSTMKLIDIKRLPVWELAAENAVLAMWYTGTHNQEAIELAEAWGFTVRTMKGFTWVKLNQNAELRINKALAEGEVTDFYDFLDLLNAETRMNGGNHTRANTEDLLIATRGAGLERKHAAIKQVVYSPLGAHSEKPWEVRHRLELLYGDVPRIELFSRSAAPGWDAWGNEVDGDVKLVPGRYENAE; this is translated from the coding sequence ATGACCGGAAAATACTCTCTAATCTACGCTGATCCGCCCTGGTCTTACGGCAACACCATAAGCAACGGCGCCGCTGCCGACCACTACTCCACCATGAAGTTAATCGACATCAAGCGTCTGCCAGTGTGGGAACTAGCCGCCGAAAACGCGGTGCTGGCGATGTGGTACACAGGTACGCATAACCAGGAAGCGATAGAACTGGCCGAGGCCTGGGGTTTTACCGTTCGCACGATGAAGGGCTTTACCTGGGTGAAGCTGAACCAGAACGCGGAACTGCGCATCAACAAGGCGCTGGCCGAGGGTGAAGTCACCGACTTTTACGACTTCCTCGATCTGCTTAACGCTGAGACGCGCATGAACGGTGGCAACCACACCCGAGCCAACACCGAGGACTTGCTGATTGCTACCCGCGGCGCCGGGCTGGAGCGAAAGCATGCCGCGATTAAGCAGGTGGTCTACAGCCCGCTCGGCGCGCACAGCGAAAAGCCTTGGGAAGTGCGCCACCGGCTGGAGCTGCTTTATGGAGATGTGCCGCGCATTGAGCTGTTTAGTCGCAGCGCGGCACCGGGCTGGGATGCTTGGGGGAATGAAGTTGATGGCGATGTGAAGCTTGTTCCGGGGAGATATGAAAATGCCGAGTAG
- a CDS encoding TraR/DksA family transcriptional regulator has product MADIIDTAAEIEELQRNAALSAHRLNRNTISAEHCAECGEDIPAPRRAAVPGCQTCAECQSVIELKNKQRGIQ; this is encoded by the coding sequence ATGGCCGACATCATCGACACAGCAGCAGAGATTGAAGAGCTTCAGCGTAACGCTGCCCTTTCCGCTCACCGGCTCAACCGTAACACCATATCAGCTGAGCATTGCGCGGAATGCGGCGAGGATATCCCGGCGCCGCGGCGCGCCGCCGTTCCCGGCTGCCAGACATGCGCGGAGTGCCAATCGGTCATTGAGCTGAAGAATAAGCAGAGGGGGATCCAGTGA
- a CDS encoding recombinase — MDLNKLDEPFHSDDIEWRIQQAGKTNNGIWAKVLAYVTNRAIMKRLDEVCGKAGWRNDYRDIPNNGGVECGISIKVDGEWITKWDAAENTQVEAVKGGRSGAMKRAAVQWGIGRYLYNLDEGFAVVSATRAPGFQYAKSKEVGVFYWKAPALPAWALPSGSAVQQEEQPCNEAQQEERTTQPEDADKILADFSEYASSENNSERLKHRYEETWKLLNGFSEHQNKCKDVTGIRIKELKQAA, encoded by the coding sequence ATGGATCTGAATAAATTAGATGAGCCATTCCATTCAGACGACATCGAATGGCGCATACAGCAAGCAGGGAAAACTAATAACGGCATTTGGGCCAAAGTGCTGGCTTACGTTACTAACCGGGCAATCATGAAACGCCTGGATGAAGTATGCGGAAAGGCTGGCTGGCGTAACGACTACCGCGACATCCCAAATAATGGCGGGGTTGAGTGCGGTATTTCCATCAAAGTTGATGGCGAGTGGATCACCAAATGGGATGCGGCTGAAAACACCCAGGTAGAAGCTGTTAAAGGGGGGCGTTCTGGCGCAATGAAGCGCGCCGCCGTTCAGTGGGGTATCGGACGTTACCTCTACAACCTGGATGAAGGTTTTGCCGTAGTTTCAGCAACACGCGCACCGGGATTCCAGTATGCAAAATCAAAAGAGGTCGGCGTGTTTTACTGGAAGGCTCCAGCATTGCCAGCATGGGCATTGCCATCCGGATCTGCAGTCCAACAGGAAGAGCAACCTTGCAATGAGGCGCAGCAGGAAGAGAGGACAACTCAGCCTGAGGATGCTGACAAAATCCTTGCCGATTTCTCTGAATATGCCAGCTCTGAAAACAACAGCGAGCGGCTAAAGCATCGATACGAAGAAACATGGAAATTGCTTAACGGATTTTCTGAGCACCAGAACAAATGCAAAGACGTCACTGGTATTCGCATCAAAGAGCTCAAACAGGCTGCGTAA
- a CDS encoding DUF4222 domain-containing protein, with amino-acid sequence MFRIIQPNTWYADPHGAPCKIIRTTHEVIHYIRNGRTCIASMGRFQHEFEPLTKAQAERIAEEIETADHLKKLRAQRAA; translated from the coding sequence ATGTTCAGGATAATCCAGCCTAACACCTGGTACGCCGATCCCCACGGCGCGCCCTGCAAAATCATCCGCACTACCCACGAAGTAATCCACTACATCCGCAACGGTCGCACCTGCATCGCCAGCATGGGCCGCTTTCAGCATGAATTCGAGCCGCTGACCAAAGCACAGGCCGAGCGGATCGCCGAAGAAATCGAAACAGCAGATCACCTGAAAAAGCTGCGCGCCCAGCGTGCGGCGTAA
- a CDS encoding nuclease, with protein MPVHHAIWRVGENPQPLIISKLASEQLLERMILTDPTILSDQWMIIGHQENTLDKGRIDLLAIAPDASLILIELKRDRTPREVVAQALDYASWVDDLSPERLSQIYENFSGGNLGDAFRQRFNVELEDDAINKSHQIIIVAAELDPSTERIVDYLSKYGISINVLFFKVFQHGDEQFLSRAWLIDPSETQTNAAQATATSASAKEPWNGEFYVSFGDPKSRVWEEARRYGFISAGGGSWYSQTLKQLQPGNRVWVKIPATGYVGVGIVQSAVEPASSFTINTEHGEKLAMDVLKFGDGYRENADDPDKSEYFVPVKWLETRAESDAVNEVGFFGNQNTVCKPTTPKWRHTVDKLKRIFLRWDAERAE; from the coding sequence ATGCCGGTTCATCATGCTATCTGGCGGGTAGGGGAGAATCCTCAGCCGCTGATCATCAGCAAACTCGCCAGTGAGCAACTGCTGGAGAGGATGATTTTAACTGATCCCACCATCCTCTCCGATCAGTGGATGATCATCGGCCATCAGGAAAATACGCTCGATAAAGGGCGTATCGATCTGCTGGCGATTGCGCCGGATGCCTCGCTCATCCTGATTGAACTGAAGCGCGATCGCACTCCGCGAGAAGTGGTCGCGCAGGCGCTGGATTACGCCTCCTGGGTGGATGACTTATCCCCGGAGCGTCTTTCGCAGATCTACGAAAATTTTTCCGGCGGCAATCTTGGCGACGCATTCAGACAACGTTTTAACGTTGAACTCGAAGACGACGCCATCAACAAGTCACACCAGATAATTATTGTCGCAGCAGAGTTGGACCCTTCAACTGAACGCATCGTCGATTATCTGAGTAAATACGGAATCTCAATTAACGTCCTGTTCTTCAAGGTGTTCCAGCACGGTGACGAACAGTTTTTAAGCCGCGCCTGGCTTATTGACCCAAGCGAAACGCAAACCAATGCCGCGCAGGCCACTGCCACCAGCGCCAGTGCAAAAGAACCCTGGAACGGCGAGTTTTACGTATCGTTTGGTGACCCGAAAAGCCGCGTCTGGGAAGAAGCGCGTCGTTACGGATTTATCAGCGCAGGTGGTGGAAGCTGGTACAGCCAAACGTTAAAGCAGCTGCAGCCTGGCAATCGTGTGTGGGTAAAAATCCCGGCAACGGGCTACGTTGGTGTCGGCATCGTGCAGAGCGCCGTTGAACCCGCCAGCAGCTTCACCATTAACACGGAACACGGCGAGAAGTTGGCGATGGATGTCCTCAAATTTGGTGACGGATATCGTGAAAACGCCGACGACCCTGACAAATCAGAATATTTTGTTCCCGTGAAATGGCTGGAAACCCGTGCAGAAAGTGACGCGGTGAACGAGGTCGGATTCTTCGGCAATCAGAACACGGTCTGCAAGCCTACCACGCCGAAATGGCGTCATACGGTGGATAAGCTAAAACGTATTTTTTTACGTTGGGATGCTGAACGGGCAGAGTAA
- a CDS encoding transcriptional regulator produces the protein MNPTIKTAITIVGSQKALGEACAVSQQAVYKWLHNKARVSPEHVNSIVKATGGEIQAYQIRPDLPTLFPSPADNNAA, from the coding sequence ATGAACCCAACCATTAAAACCGCTATCACCATCGTCGGGTCACAAAAAGCCCTTGGTGAAGCGTGCGCAGTGTCGCAGCAGGCGGTTTACAAGTGGCTACACAACAAAGCGAGGGTTTCTCCGGAGCATGTGAACAGCATCGTAAAAGCAACTGGTGGCGAGATTCAGGCCTACCAGATTCGCCCTGATTTGCCGACGCTGTTCCCGTCACCGGCCGACAATAACGCCGCCTAA
- a CDS encoding DUF4102 domain-containing protein, with protein sequence MAINELSPKQIENAKPRDTDYKITDGGSLYLLVKKTGGKYWRMNYRFAGKQATLALGVYPDVPLTTARKRRDEARQLLADGKDPREAKKAESTEPTSPTFEAIAREWHGGTMGHPEWKEITRNKILREMENHIFPLIGSKPIDSLKTRDLLPLLISMNEQGIGATTGRVKTTMSSVFRYAVQRGIVEYNPAHDLKGALTSPKTKHRPALPLDRLPELMTKTATYTGRSLTKLAVLLSLHTFVRSSELRHARWDEINFDTAMWTIPGQREEIAGVKFSERGAKMGSGHSVPLSSQAIDVLKSIKSISNEYTLIFPGDSNPYKPMSENTVNKALRTMGYDTQADVCLHGFRAMACSALTESGLWSRDAVERQMSHQERNEVRAAYVHLAQHMQERRRMMQWWSDYLEANSDQHVAPYDMKKLRVVGN encoded by the coding sequence ATGGCTATAAACGAGCTTTCACCCAAACAGATCGAGAATGCCAAGCCACGAGACACCGATTACAAAATAACCGATGGTGGCAGTCTGTACCTCTTGGTCAAAAAAACGGGTGGCAAATACTGGCGCATGAATTATCGCTTTGCTGGTAAACAGGCGACATTAGCATTGGGCGTGTATCCGGATGTTCCACTGACAACAGCACGTAAACGCAGAGATGAAGCCAGACAGCTTCTTGCCGACGGCAAAGATCCACGTGAAGCAAAAAAAGCTGAAAGCACTGAACCAACGTCACCGACTTTCGAGGCTATAGCCCGTGAGTGGCACGGCGGAACGATGGGACATCCTGAGTGGAAAGAGATCACCCGTAATAAAATATTGAGGGAAATGGAAAACCACATATTTCCTCTCATCGGTAGTAAACCCATCGACAGCTTAAAAACACGGGATCTGCTACCTTTGCTTATCAGCATGAACGAACAAGGCATTGGTGCTACTACGGGAAGAGTAAAGACAACGATGAGCAGCGTATTCCGCTATGCGGTTCAGCGTGGAATAGTCGAGTACAACCCAGCTCACGACCTGAAAGGTGCTTTGACGAGTCCTAAAACTAAACACCGCCCCGCCCTTCCTCTGGATCGCCTGCCAGAATTGATGACGAAAACTGCAACATACACAGGCAGATCTCTCACCAAACTCGCAGTATTACTATCTCTTCATACGTTTGTTCGCTCCAGCGAACTTCGCCACGCTCGCTGGGACGAGATAAATTTTGATACTGCCATGTGGACAATCCCTGGTCAGCGAGAAGAAATCGCAGGTGTAAAATTCTCTGAACGTGGGGCTAAAATGGGCAGTGGGCATTCAGTACCATTGTCTTCGCAGGCAATTGACGTATTGAAATCGATTAAAAGCATCAGCAATGAGTACACACTGATTTTTCCTGGCGATAGCAACCCCTATAAGCCTATGAGTGAGAACACGGTTAATAAAGCGCTCCGTACTATGGGTTATGATACTCAGGCCGATGTTTGCTTACATGGTTTCCGGGCAATGGCCTGCTCTGCTCTTACCGAATCAGGATTGTGGTCACGGGATGCCGTAGAGCGGCAAATGAGCCATCAGGAACGTAATGAGGTACGTGCGGCTTATGTTCATCTGGCGCAGCACATGCAGGAGCGCCGCCGAATGATGCAGTGGTGGTCAGACTATCTTGAAGCAAACTCTGATCAACATGTTGCACCATATGACATGAAGAAATTACGGGTTGTTGGCAATTAA
- a CDS encoding AlpA family phage regulatory protein, which produces MITQPYPHTGHARPRATADFLKVSTVTLWRWETSKPDFPKSIRLSERVTVYDAAEIRSWLDSKKHS; this is translated from the coding sequence ATGATTACACAACCCTACCCTCACACCGGGCATGCCCGACCACGAGCTACTGCTGATTTTCTCAAAGTCAGCACTGTCACTCTTTGGCGCTGGGAAACAAGCAAACCCGATTTCCCGAAGTCCATTCGTCTTTCTGAACGCGTCACTGTCTACGACGCTGCAGAGATCCGATCCTGGCTGGATTCGAAGAAGCACAGCTAA